In Phaseolus vulgaris cultivar G19833 chromosome 10, P. vulgaris v2.0, whole genome shotgun sequence, a single genomic region encodes these proteins:
- the LOC137819382 gene encoding squamosa promoter-binding-like protein 7: MDFGDATNTNTFTLHTPTKEETGNNILWYSSWLQQPTSVVSTSNSSYISSPHPTTTAEDYAGGDRRPVYGSEGCHVHGDPHLTCLHLGKRHYFEDPNNGDVRNNNNNNNIATLGKPPVCVGDGVIISGNRHVGGDGVITLGNRHVYGSDGGAGYFSEGNDKRARGCYGGAAAAGAGGGGSVKTAAFGTVPRCQVEGCHVALVNSKEYHRRHRVCDMHSKAPKVVVLGLVQRFCQQCSRFHVVSEFDDSKRSCRRRLAGHNERRRKSSHLSVTRSSRQGCALSLLSFGSSDNWSFHADLSTRCSAALRELIAENRAALMTRQQQQQQHQVVYDRDHCHVVPHHDDAVDEEEQEFEEIQPESNYFPQHMFSQTQ, translated from the exons atggactTTGGAGACgccaccaacaccaacacctTCACCCTCCACACCCCCACCAAAGAGGAAACCGGTAACAACATTCTTTGGTATTCATCATGGCTACAACAACCTACTAGTGTTGTTTCTACTTCTAATTCTAGCTACATTAGTTCACCACACCCCACCACGACGGCGGAGGATTACGCCGGCGGTGACCGCCGCCCAGTATACGGCAGCGAGGGGTGTCACGTGCATGGGGACCCTCACCTCACGTGCTTGCATCTTGGTAAGAGACATTACTTTGAGGATCCTAATAACGGTGATgttagaaataataataataataataatattgctACTCTGGGGAAACCACCCGTATGTGTTGGTGATGGTGTTATTATTTCGGGGAACCGACACGTGGGCGGTGATGGTGTTATTACTCTGGGGAATCGACACGTGTACGGAAGTGATGGTGGTGCGGGTTATTTTTCAGAGGGTAATGATAAGAGAGCGAGGGGGTGTTATGGAGGAGCTGCGGCTGCAGGTGCCGGTGGTGGTGGCAGCGTGAAAACGGCGGCGTTTGGGACGGTTCCGAGGTGTCAGGTGGAGGGGTGCCACGTGGCGTTGGTGAATTCAAAAGAGTACCATAGGAGGCACAGAGTTTGTGATATGCATTCGAAGGCGCCTAAAGTTGTGGTGTTGGGTTTGGTGCAGAGATTCTGTCAGCAGTGTAGCAG GTTTCATGTGGTGTCAGAGTTTGATGACTCAAAGAGAAGTTGTAGGAGAAGATTAGCAGGGCATAatgagagaagaagaaagagctCTCACCTTTCTGTTACAAGGAGTTCTAGACAag GGTGCGCTCTCTCTCTTCTGTCATTTGGGAGCAGTGATAATTGGTCTTTTCATGCTGATCTCTCCACAAGATGCAGTGCAGCATTGCGTGAACTGATAGCAGAAAACCGTGCTGCCCTAATGACTAGACAACAACAACAGCAACAACACCAAGTTGTTTATGATAGAGATCACTGCCATGTTGTGCCCCACCATGATGATGCTGtggatgaagaagaacaagagtTTGAGGAGATACAACCTGAGTCCAATTATTTTCCTCAACACATGTTTTCCCAGACACAATAA